Proteins from a genomic interval of Quercus robur chromosome 9, dhQueRobu3.1, whole genome shotgun sequence:
- the LOC126700221 gene encoding probable inactive receptor kinase At4g23740, which produces MNSKKAFLFIFFFVSIFSQIAADPVEDKQALLDFFHNISHSHSLNWKEKTSVCKTWTGVTCNSNQSRVIAVRLPGAGLQGPIPSNTLSRLSAIQFLSLRLNAISGPFPSDFSKLVNLNSLHLQYNKFSGPLPSDFSVWQNLSIIDLSDNGFNGTIPSSISNLTHLTYLNLSNNSLSGEIPDLNIPSLQLLNLADNSLTGSVPNSLQRFPSSMFSGNNLTMENAPSPAFPVQPPSAQPSKKGIKLSEPAILGIVIVGCVLLFVIAAVFMMLCCANGRKDGVQGKEKKKEASLKKGASEKPDKSEKLVFFEGTNLAFDLEDLLRASAEVLGKGTFGTTYKAALEDAGTVVVKRLKEVSVGKREFEQQMEVIGSIRHENVAALRAYYYSKEEKLVVYDYYDQGSVSAMLHGKRGEEGRIPLDWETRLRIAIGAARGIAYVHTQSGGNKLVHGNLKASNIFLNSERYGCVSDVGLVALMNPMPAPMRAAGYRAPEVTDTRKATQASDVYSFGVLLLELLTGKSPIQTTGGHEIVHLVRWVNSVVREEWTAEVFDIELLRYPNIEEEMVEMLQIGMTCVARMPEDRPKMPDVVKLVEEVRRVNTGSRPSAELRPEITNPAPIAADIGAATALASSSTTL; this is translated from the exons ATGAACAGCAAAAAGGCCTTcttgttcattttcttttttgtgtcaaTTTTCTCACAAATTGCTGCTGACCCAGTTGAAGATAAACAAGCATTGCTTGATTTCTTTCACAATATCTCACACTCCCACTCTCTCAATTGGAAGGAGAAAACTTCTGTATGCAAAACCTGGACAGGAGTGACCTGTAACAGTAATCAGTCCAGAGTCATAGCCGTCCGATTGCCAGGAGCTGGTTTACAGGGTCCAATTCCATCCAACACACTCAGTCGTTTATCAGCAATTCAGTTTCTAAGCCTCAGATTGAATGCCATATCAGGTCCTTTCCCCTCTGATTTCTCCAAGCTTGTAAACTTGAACTCCCTTCATCTTCAATATAACAAGTTCTCTGGGCCATTGCCTTCGGATTTCTCAGTTTGGCAGAATCTTTCGATCATTGATTTATCAGACAATGGCTTTAATGGGACTATCCCttcatcaatttcaaatttgacTCACCTCACATATTTGAATCTTTCTAACAACTCTCTTTCGGGTGAAATTCCTGATCTCAATATTCCTAGTTTGCAACTGCTAAATTTGGCCGACAATAGTCTTACTGGAAGCGTGCCAAATTCCCTTCAGAGATTTCCAAGTTCTATGTTTTCAGGTAACAATCTTACAATGGAAAATGCTCCTTCTCCTGCTTTTCCGGTTCAACCACCTAGTGCTCAACCATCAAAGAAAGGCATAAAACTTAGTGAACCTGCGATATTGGGTATAGTCATCGTTGGTTGTGTTCTGCTGTTTGTGATTGCTGCTGTTTTTATGATGCTTTGTTGTGCAAATGGAAGAAAAGATGGGGTTCAAgggaaggagaaaaagaaagaagcctCTTTAAAGAAAGGTGCTTCTGAGAAACCAGATAAAAGTGAGAAGCTAGTCTTTTTTGAGGGAACTAATCTTGCATTTGATTTGGAGGACTTGCTGAGAGCATCTGCTGAGGTGCTTGGCAAGGGAACATTTGGGACAACATATAAGGCAGCTCTGGAGGATGCAGGTACTGTGGTGGTGAAGAGGCTTAAAGAAGTGAGTGTGGGGAAACGCGAGTTTGAGCAGCAGATGGAGGTGATTGGAAGTATTAGGCACGAAAATGTAGCTGCATTAAGGGCATATTACTATTCCAAGGAAGAGAAGCTTGTGGTGTATGATTACTATGACCAAGGGAGCGTGTCTGCAATGTTACATG GTAAAAGAGGAGAGGAGGGCCGGATTCCATTAGACTGGGAGACTCGGCTAAGAATTGCAATTGGTGCAGCAAGAGGCATTGCTTATGTCCACACACAAAGTGGTGGGAACAAACTTGTCCATGGAAATCTAAAAGCCTCTAACATTTTCCTCAACTCCGAAAGATATGGTTGTGTATCTGATGTGGGTCTAGTAGCATTGATGAATCCAATGCCAGCACCAATGAGGGCTGCAGGATACCGAGCCCCAGAAGTCACAGACACCCGGAAGGCAACCCAAGCATCTGATGTATACAGCTTTGGGGTCTTGTTGCTTGAGCTCCTCACTGGAAAGTCCCCTATACAAACCACAGGTGGTCATGAAATTGTTCACTTGGTCAGGTGGGTGAATTCTGTGGTTAGGGAGGAGTGGACAGCAGAAGTGTTTGATATAGAACTTTTGAGGTATCCTAATATAGAGGAAGAAATGGTAGAGATGTTACAAATTGGGATGACTTGTGTTGCAAGAATGCCAGAGGACAGACCAAAAATGCCGGATGTTGTGAAACTGGTAGAAGAAGTTCGTCGAGTGAATACAGGAAGTCGACCATCAGCTGAGCTTCGGCCAGAGATTACAAACCCCGCACCTATTGCAGCTGATATAGGAGCAGCCACTGCATTAGCATCTTCCTCCACGACACTTTGA
- the LOC126700222 gene encoding uncharacterized protein LOC126700222, protein MNRIRSNRRVQIDESQEPKYDVAEDGAEGNGLRLRLSDINVTEDQEPFMGVKVRRRASLHRDYKGDYIDVASHPYLMKILQKQGDKQVVFADKVLKFTGSGKMKRRILLITDFAIYILDPETDALKRRISLAAVEKMCLSELSDNFFAIIIPTEYDILMASTRKTEIVTVLVEATKSASGEVEVAFSNSFEYQASAELTKEVQFEEVEGGVKTRILRK, encoded by the exons atgaATCGCATCAGATCGAATAGGCGGGTCCAAATCGACGAATCCCAAGAACCCAAATACGACGTCGCTGAGGACGGCGCAGAGGGAAATGGATTGCGACTCAGACTCTCAGATATCAACGTCACCGAAGATCAAGAACCGTTCATGGGCGTCAAGGTTCGCAGAAGAGCCTCGCTTCACAGAGACTATAAGGGTGACTACATTGACGTGGCCTCACATCCCTACTTGatgaaaattttgcagaaacaAG GTGACAAGCAAGTTGTATTTGCCGATAAAGTCTTGAAGTTCACTGGTTCAGGGAAGATGAAACGGCGTATCTTATTAATTACCGACTTCGCCATTTACATTCTTGACCCTGAGACTGATGCACTTAAACGGAGGATTTCCCTGGCAGCTGTGGAGAAGATGTGTTTGAGTGAACTAAGTGACAATTTCTTTGCAATAATCATTCCTACAGAGTATGATATACTCATGGCCAGTACCCGGAAGACTGAAATTGTCACTGTGTTAGTTGAAGCTACTAAGAGTGCGTCGGGTGAAGTTGAGGTGGCCTTTTCAAATAG TTTTGAGTATCAGGCAAGCGCTGAATTGACAAAGGAAGTACAATTCGAGGAAGTTGAAG GAGGTGTTAAAACAAGAATCTTGAGAAAATGA